Proteins from a single region of Punica granatum isolate Tunisia-2019 chromosome 8, ASM765513v2, whole genome shotgun sequence:
- the LOC116187159 gene encoding sister chromatid cohesion 1 protein 3 isoform X2, which translates to MFYSQTFLGRKGPLGTVWCAAHLQHRLKKSHYTSTDIPKTVDYIMYSEVPIALRMSGHLLLGVVRIYSKKVEYLFKDCNIILTGLSKLFTSSLDLNLPENAQQASVHAVTLPNTFELNELDLDDAHYHEAEDSHLRSQEEITLTDQIPNTVEPFVAITFDEDCFGTSLSAERQNSGVRSIEEELNIGVEANDPPLRDPVPSHQSEAHDGDPQEEAPMRDLDPSHQSEAFDGGPQEGKPDAGVHLDCSTPSVPEIEVMRDADHDLRAGSPFNVPFHLDDLMETEPVMNEKETPPPDAMEVATLRGPSPVDQQRLGQQSSGSDREAPENFDGDNSLGPNLVIGSSPPQMNIRPSPQVEQQPQPRQRKRKQFYDGVVVLTNGFMRKALNDTSDILRKRKPNSSLLDLWKLSKRQRKEQIFDHPLITGMCEDLVAASNKEYVSNKACSIRSAEVPPEALVTEDSTAPFTEECIPDKTVVSSPDGDQALDLEIERLRQHDESGTGPGTFHGFVSSPPRSGPSSSRRSEFTPFSDNDMSLLSEIPQSTAVRSDDQSLPDLGMSTGSFGSDLDTPIPFSEERFGLGENRLSDIQELDTAEEELNFLEVDDASPCGSWGGQGGESLSVRTRAVAQYLKKQSPTASVAEGQSENLSLNKILEGKKRRLCARMFYETLVLKSYELVDVQQEEPYGDISLKLTPTFSKAQL; encoded by the exons ATGTTCTACTCACAGACATTCTTGGGCCGGAAGGGGCCATTGGGGACGGTATGGTGCGCCGCCCACCTGCAGCACCGCCTCAAGAAGTCCCACTACACCTCCACCGACATCCCCAAGACCGTCG ATTACATAATGTATTCGGAAGTGCCGATTGCTTTGAGAATGTCCGGGCACCTTCTGCTCGGTGTGGTCCGCATATACTCAAAGAAGGTCGAGTATTTATTCAAGGACTGCAATATTATCTTGACCGGGTTGAGCAAGCTCTTCACTTCTTCACTGGACCTCAATCTGCCCGAGAATGCTCAGCAGGCCTCAGTTCATGCAGTCACACTGCCCAATACGTTTGAGCTCAATGAACTGGATTTGGATGATGCCCATTATCACGA GGCTGAAGACAGTCATCTTAGGAGTCAGGAGGAGATTACTCTTACAG ATCAAATTCCGAACACAGTGGAACCTTTTGTTGCAATCACTTTTGATGAG GATTGCTTTGGCACATCACTATCTGCAGAGCGTCAAAATTCAGGTGTCCGGTCGATTGAGGAAGA GCTTAACATTGGTGTTGAAGCAAATGATCCACCATTAAGAGATCCGGTTCCTAGTCACCAAAGTGAAGCGCACGATGGTGATCCTCAGGAAGAAGCACCTATGAGAGATCTGGATCCTAGTCACCAAAGTGAAGCGTTTGATGGTGGTCCTCAGGAAGGAAAACCTGATGCAGGAGTTCACTTAGACTGTTCTACGCCGAGTGTACCTGAGATTGAGGTTATGCGTGATGCAGACCATGATCTGAGGGCAGGAAGCCCTTTTAATGTGCCATTCCATCTAGATGATCTGATGGAAACTGAGCCAGTTATGAATGAGAAGGAGACGCCTCCTCCTGATGCGATGGAAGTGGCAACTCTGAGGGGGCCCTCTCCTGTAGATCAGCAGCGTTTGGGTCAACAGAGCTCTGGTTCTGATAGAGAGGCTCCTGAGAATTTTGATGGTGACAATTCTTTGG GACCCAACTTAGTGATTGGATCAAGTCCTCCTCAAATGAATATCCGACCAAGTCCGCAGGTTGAGCAGCAGCCCCAACCCAggcaaaggaaaagaaagcaaTTCTATGATGGAGTCGTTGTGTTGACAAATGG GTTTATGAGAAAGGCACTCAATGATACCAGTGATATATTACGCAAGAGGAAGCCAAATTCCTCTCTGTTGGATTTGTGGAAGTTGAGTAAAAGGCAAAGGAAGGAGCAGATCTTTGATCATCCCTTGATAACTG GCATGTGTGAGGATCTTGTAGCCGCGTCAAATAAAGAATATGTGTCCAATAAAGCATGTTCAATTCGTTCTGCTGAAGTCCCTCCTGAAGCATTGGTAACAGAGGACAGCACAGCTCCCTTCACAGAAGAATGCATTCCTGATAAGACGGTTGTAAGTTCTCCTGATGGAGATCAGGCCCTTGATCTGGAGATCGAACGGCTACGGCAACATGATGAGAGTGGCACCGGTCCTGGGACATTCCATGGGTTTGTGTCCTCTCCTCCCAGGAGTGGGCCCTCTAGTTCCAGGAGATCTGAGTTCACCCCCTTCTCAGATAATGACATGAGTCTGTTATCTGAGATTCCTCAGAGTACAGCTGTGAGGTCTGATGACCAGTCCTTGCCTGATCTCGGAATGTCAACCGGATCCTTTGGGTCTGATTTGGACACACCGATTCCATTTTCAGAGGAACGGTTTGGTCTTGGGGAGAATCGCCTTTCTGATATTCAGGAATTGGATACTGCAGAAGAA GAGCTTAATTTTCTGGAAGTTGACGATGCCTCACCATGTG GTTCCTGGGGAGGCCAAGGAGGCGAATCACTTTCTGTTAGAACAAG GGCTGTGGCTCAATACCTGAAAAAACAGTCTCCAACTGCCTCAGTTGCCGAAGGACAGTCTGAAAACCTCAGTCTGAACAAAATTTTGGAAGGAAAGAAACGAAGGCTGTGTGCTAGGATGTTTTACGAGACACTG GTTTTGAAGAGCTATGAACTTGTTGATGTGCAGCAAGAAGAACCGTATGGGGACATCTCTTTGAAGCTGACTCCTACTTTCTCAAAGGCACAGTTGTGA
- the LOC116187159 gene encoding sister chromatid cohesion 1 protein 3 isoform X1 translates to MFYSQTFLGRKGPLGTVWCAAHLQHRLKKSHYTSTDIPKTVDYIMYSEVPIALRMSGHLLLGVVRIYSKKVEYLFKDCNIILTGLSKLFTSSLDLNLPENAQQASVHAVTLPNTFELNELDLDDAHYHEAEDSHLRSQEEITLTDQIPNTVEPFVAITFDEDCFGTSLSAERQNSGVRSIEEDRLNIGVEANDPPLRDPVPSHQSEAHDGDPQEEAPMRDLDPSHQSEAFDGGPQEGKPDAGVHLDCSTPSVPEIEVMRDADHDLRAGSPFNVPFHLDDLMETEPVMNEKETPPPDAMEVATLRGPSPVDQQRLGQQSSGSDREAPENFDGDNSLGPNLVIGSSPPQMNIRPSPQVEQQPQPRQRKRKQFYDGVVVLTNGFMRKALNDTSDILRKRKPNSSLLDLWKLSKRQRKEQIFDHPLITGMCEDLVAASNKEYVSNKACSIRSAEVPPEALVTEDSTAPFTEECIPDKTVVSSPDGDQALDLEIERLRQHDESGTGPGTFHGFVSSPPRSGPSSSRRSEFTPFSDNDMSLLSEIPQSTAVRSDDQSLPDLGMSTGSFGSDLDTPIPFSEERFGLGENRLSDIQELDTAEEELNFLEVDDASPCGSWGGQGGESLSVRTRAVAQYLKKQSPTASVAEGQSENLSLNKILEGKKRRLCARMFYETLVLKSYELVDVQQEEPYGDISLKLTPTFSKAQL, encoded by the exons ATGTTCTACTCACAGACATTCTTGGGCCGGAAGGGGCCATTGGGGACGGTATGGTGCGCCGCCCACCTGCAGCACCGCCTCAAGAAGTCCCACTACACCTCCACCGACATCCCCAAGACCGTCG ATTACATAATGTATTCGGAAGTGCCGATTGCTTTGAGAATGTCCGGGCACCTTCTGCTCGGTGTGGTCCGCATATACTCAAAGAAGGTCGAGTATTTATTCAAGGACTGCAATATTATCTTGACCGGGTTGAGCAAGCTCTTCACTTCTTCACTGGACCTCAATCTGCCCGAGAATGCTCAGCAGGCCTCAGTTCATGCAGTCACACTGCCCAATACGTTTGAGCTCAATGAACTGGATTTGGATGATGCCCATTATCACGA GGCTGAAGACAGTCATCTTAGGAGTCAGGAGGAGATTACTCTTACAG ATCAAATTCCGAACACAGTGGAACCTTTTGTTGCAATCACTTTTGATGAG GATTGCTTTGGCACATCACTATCTGCAGAGCGTCAAAATTCAGGTGTCCGGTCGATTGAGGAAGA CAGGCTTAACATTGGTGTTGAAGCAAATGATCCACCATTAAGAGATCCGGTTCCTAGTCACCAAAGTGAAGCGCACGATGGTGATCCTCAGGAAGAAGCACCTATGAGAGATCTGGATCCTAGTCACCAAAGTGAAGCGTTTGATGGTGGTCCTCAGGAAGGAAAACCTGATGCAGGAGTTCACTTAGACTGTTCTACGCCGAGTGTACCTGAGATTGAGGTTATGCGTGATGCAGACCATGATCTGAGGGCAGGAAGCCCTTTTAATGTGCCATTCCATCTAGATGATCTGATGGAAACTGAGCCAGTTATGAATGAGAAGGAGACGCCTCCTCCTGATGCGATGGAAGTGGCAACTCTGAGGGGGCCCTCTCCTGTAGATCAGCAGCGTTTGGGTCAACAGAGCTCTGGTTCTGATAGAGAGGCTCCTGAGAATTTTGATGGTGACAATTCTTTGG GACCCAACTTAGTGATTGGATCAAGTCCTCCTCAAATGAATATCCGACCAAGTCCGCAGGTTGAGCAGCAGCCCCAACCCAggcaaaggaaaagaaagcaaTTCTATGATGGAGTCGTTGTGTTGACAAATGG GTTTATGAGAAAGGCACTCAATGATACCAGTGATATATTACGCAAGAGGAAGCCAAATTCCTCTCTGTTGGATTTGTGGAAGTTGAGTAAAAGGCAAAGGAAGGAGCAGATCTTTGATCATCCCTTGATAACTG GCATGTGTGAGGATCTTGTAGCCGCGTCAAATAAAGAATATGTGTCCAATAAAGCATGTTCAATTCGTTCTGCTGAAGTCCCTCCTGAAGCATTGGTAACAGAGGACAGCACAGCTCCCTTCACAGAAGAATGCATTCCTGATAAGACGGTTGTAAGTTCTCCTGATGGAGATCAGGCCCTTGATCTGGAGATCGAACGGCTACGGCAACATGATGAGAGTGGCACCGGTCCTGGGACATTCCATGGGTTTGTGTCCTCTCCTCCCAGGAGTGGGCCCTCTAGTTCCAGGAGATCTGAGTTCACCCCCTTCTCAGATAATGACATGAGTCTGTTATCTGAGATTCCTCAGAGTACAGCTGTGAGGTCTGATGACCAGTCCTTGCCTGATCTCGGAATGTCAACCGGATCCTTTGGGTCTGATTTGGACACACCGATTCCATTTTCAGAGGAACGGTTTGGTCTTGGGGAGAATCGCCTTTCTGATATTCAGGAATTGGATACTGCAGAAGAA GAGCTTAATTTTCTGGAAGTTGACGATGCCTCACCATGTG GTTCCTGGGGAGGCCAAGGAGGCGAATCACTTTCTGTTAGAACAAG GGCTGTGGCTCAATACCTGAAAAAACAGTCTCCAACTGCCTCAGTTGCCGAAGGACAGTCTGAAAACCTCAGTCTGAACAAAATTTTGGAAGGAAAGAAACGAAGGCTGTGTGCTAGGATGTTTTACGAGACACTG GTTTTGAAGAGCTATGAACTTGTTGATGTGCAGCAAGAAGAACCGTATGGGGACATCTCTTTGAAGCTGACTCCTACTTTCTCAAAGGCACAGTTGTGA